The following proteins are encoded in a genomic region of Cryptomeria japonica chromosome 11, Sugi_1.0, whole genome shotgun sequence:
- the LOC131068320 gene encoding AT-hook motif nuclear-localized protein 18: MDHPNAAASALGHGGHSLPPPFQTRELNLSEDETSGNNGLGKGKKREHGDMMNNNNDNNRSSGGEEGEAGRKARGRPPGSKNKPKPPIIITRDSANALRAHVMEIANGCDVGESVATFARRRQRGVCILSGSGTVTNVTLRQPAAPGAIVTLHGRFEILSLSGSFLPPPAPPGATGLTIYLAGGQGQVVGGSVVGALVASGPVLVMAATFMNASYDRLPLDDEEAAQLQIQGPPGPPPMSLNPQQHQQHMTDPSSMPMYNVPPNLLNCPLPPDAYAWAQGRPGPY; this comes from the coding sequence ATGGATCATCCGAATGCAGCGGCTTCAGCCCTCGGTCACGGCGGGCATTCGTTACCACCTCCCTTTCAAACGAGGGAGCTAAATCTCTCAGAGGATGAGACCAGCGGGAACAACGGGCTAGGGAAGGGCAAAAAGAGAGAGCACGGAGACATGAtgaacaacaacaatgacaacaacagATCTTCAGGCGGTGAAGAAGGCGAAGCGGGCAGAAAAGCCCGAGGGCGGCCGCCGGGGTCGAAGAACAAGCCGAAGCCGCCAATAATTATAACACGGGACAGTGCAAATGCGCTGCGGGCGCACGTGATGGAGATCGCAAATGGGTGCGATGTGGGCGAAAGTGTAGCGACCTTTGCACGCAGGAGGCAGCGGGGCGTGTGTATTTTGAGCGGCAGCGGAACCGTGACCAATGTGACCCTGCGCCAGCCGGCTGCCCCCGGCGCAATTGTCACTCTGCACGGCCGCTTCGAAATTCTTTCATTGTCCGGCTCCTTTCTGCCGCCGCCGGCGCCACCCGGGGCAACCGGGTTGACCATCTATTTAGCCGGCGGGCAGGGGCAGGTTGTGGGGGGCAGCGTGGTGGGAGCTCTTGTGGCTTCTGGCCCTGTGCTGGTCATGGCGGCCACCTTCATGAATGCTTCATATGACCGCCTGCCTCTTGACGACGAAGAAGCTGCTCAGCTGCAGATTCAGGGCCCCCCTGGACCTCCCCCTATGTCCCTCAATCCTCAGCAGCACCAGCAGCATATGACCGACCCCTCGTCTATGCCCATGTACAACGTGCCGCCTAATCTTCTTAACTGCCCGCTGCCCCCCGATGCTTATGCCTGGGCTCAGGGCCGACCGGGACCCTACTGA